tgTGTGGAATATCCGACTGGAGAATGCTCTGGACGTCAGACAGGCGCTTCCTCAGGCAGTTTCCTGAGGGAGAGCTGAGGCTTTTCAAGAATTTTTCCCTCTATCCACCTTCCTACGTGCACGATGTCAGCTTCTGGGTTCCTCACGGGGAGGAGTTTGATGAAGTGGCTTTCCACACCCTTGCTAGGAGGGTGTCAGGTGAAATGGTCGTTTCCATCCAGTTAAGGGACAATttccagcaggcagggacaggccgGAGGAGCCTCTGCTACAGGGTGACTTTCCAGTCCTGtgacagagccttgggctgccGGGAGGCAGCGGAGATGCAGCTGCGCTTTCGGGAGGAgatgcagcagcacctgggtgTGACCCTGAGGTAGAACACCTCCCGTGCCTtgcaggggctccagcagctcctgtgccacctTCTGACCTGGCAGATGTCACCTGCATGTGGCTCTGTGTTGTTGCAGTGCCTGTCACTAGGGCGGGGTGGACTCTGAGCACCGGCACGGGTTTCAGTGTGGGAGTTAATGAGGACAGAGCTCTCTCCTGTTCTGTGTGCGTGTACTGAAACCACACTCACACCTCGTTTTATGAAGTGGAGCCTTTCTTTTCTAGGGTGCTGTGAGAGTGGATTCGATCTCTTTACTAATGCAAATTCCTGTTGTTgtccaagctgagcctcccctggcccagccgAGACTgttccctgtcctgtccctgttcctgggagcagaacccaaacccccctggctgtcccctcctgtcaggagctgtgcagagccacccggtccccctgagcctccttttctccaggctcagcccctttccagcccctcctggggctccagacccttcccagctccattccctgccctggacacactccagctgcTCCATATCCTCCCCGTGCTGTCCTTTTCCCATCTCCTGAGCACAGGGGGTACcaaataaagaacattttctgtcaGTTCGTTCCTCGTTCCCTCAttttcctgcccagctctgggcgggcagggcaggatggggatggACCCTGGCCCGGACCCGGGTGTGTGAGCGATGGACACGGGTGGGCGATGGACACGGGAGTACGGGACAGGAGCCGTGTGGGGCAGGAGCCGTGTGGGGcggacagggacagggtgaaTGATGGACccaggatgaggagcagggaCCCGGGTGTGCcggacagggacagggtgaaCGATGGACCCGGGATGTGGGGAATGAACCCGGGTGTGCCGGACAGGCACTGGGTGAACGATGGACCCGGGATGTGGGGAATGAACCCGGGTGGGTGACGGATCCGGCACTGCGGGGCAGCGCTCTCGCTGTCCCGGTCCCTTTGCCTGTCcgtgtggctgtccctgtggctgtccctgtccctctgtccctgtccctgtccctgtccctgtgtccctgtcccttgtcGCTGTCCCTGCCGCGCTCCCGCCCTCACCGAGCGCGCTGCCCACACCCGTGATGGCGGCGGCGGCTTCGGCCGCGCTCCCGCAGCTGCTCGTGCCCGGCCGCGGCCTCGGGCGGGCGCCGCCTGCCCGTACCCGCCATGGCCGCCAAGGGGGCCCGGCagcggccgcgggcgggcggcggggacgcggcggggcggcggcccGAGCCCGCGGGCAGCGAGGAGCCCAGGAACGAGTGGGTGCTGCCGGGGACGGAgcgggggctgccggggctggcagggctgccggggctgccggggctgccggggctgccggggctgccggggctgccggaGCCCGGCTTTCCACGGGTGCTCGGTGCTGTGGGGATGGTGCTGGAGCATCCCCCgctctgggggtgctgaggggctgctgtgggtcGGGGGTCCAGCCCTGAGCCGGCGGTTCTTTGTGAGGGGCTGGCATCCCCTCCCCGCAGCCCTTTGCTCGCTGGCACCTTGCGAGCCTTGATCTCGTGGCTGAGTGTTCCTGCTccatatttgtatttattttttccccccacccttTGGAATAGATCATCCGGGAGCAAAGCAGGGCACGTCTGGGCCCCTGAAGGATCAACAGCGTTCAAGTGTCTCATCTCGGCCAGGTTCTGTGCGGCTCTGCTGAGCAACATCTCGGATTGTGACGAGACCTTTAACTACTGGGAACCGGTGAGTCCCTTCCTGCCCTTGGCACTGGCGATTTGTACTTGGCCTCTGCAAATACCTGTTTATTTAGGACCTTGTCCTCTCTGTTTCAATTTCCAGTTGGCTTTTGCAAATGCAGGTTTATTTAGAACCTTGTGCTGATCCCTATGTTTCAATGAGAAATGGGATTCAGAGTTGGGGGGTGAAAAACTCTCTGTGTGCTGCatgtaaatttatttatttgctctCTGTTGCAGACACACTACCTCATTTATGGGAAGGGGTTTCAGACATGGGAGTACTCCCCAGCCTACGCCATCCGCTCCTATGCTTACCTGTGGCTCCATGCCCTGCCAGCCTGGTTCCACGCCAGGGTTCTGCAAACCAACAAGGTAAATCATGTGTGGAAGCTGCTTTTGTGCTTTTGTGGGGAGGAAATGTGCCTTTAGTGTGTGTGAAACTTACAGTTTGGTGTTAAAATTGACTCCGTGTTTGTAAAACCCTGGTTTGTTGACAAACATTGACCTCCCTATAAGGATTTCCAGGGGTTTGTGCGTTTCCCCTGGTGCTTTACAAGCCCgttttgtgtccctgtgcctcATTCAGACTCTGGCTGTGTCTGCTAGGTTCTCATCTTCTATTTCCTGCGATGCTTCCTGGCCTTCCTGAGCTGCGTTTGTGAGCTCTACTTCTACAAGTGAGTGTCAGACTGTGTCTGCAGGGGATGGCTGGGAGCAGTGTGAGTGCCACACACAATTCCTGCCACACACAAATGGGCTTTGAGGCCCGGGTGTAGATGAGAAAATATGTGTTCTCCTGAAAACTCAAGGAGATGTTGGTCAGAATGCATCAATTAGGACAGAATTGTACTCCCAGATCTGCCACCCACACCTCTACTCCAGCATTTTGTTGACTCCAGTCATTTTCTCACTGCTGGCAGCAAGAGTGTTGCAGATTGGGGAGAGTCTGGTGCTGTGTTTGCTTATCACAGTGAATTTGACTGGAACACATTAATTGCTGCTGTCTGTAATCTCTCTGCCAGTGCTGTTTACATCCACTAAAATCAGTAGCCCTAACATGCAATTATCTTGTCTaaactggatttttattttatttttacctgctGCCTGATTGTCAAACCACTACCTTGCAtgacttttttgtttgtcaGTGCTCTGGTTTAAGGAGATGAGCTGTGGCTTTTTTGCATGATGGGGTTTTGTGAGGGGTGGGGATTGTAGATGGGTTAAtgtgtgcagcagtgcagccacaAGCTCCTGAAATTTGCACAAGCACCACTGGGAGAAGCCAGGCCCCATCCAGAGTTTTGCACTGGTGTAACTCAGGGCCTGAAatcccagaggcagcagctgagtgTTGGGAATCCCCCACCTCAGAGCTCTCAGGCTGCTCCATGGGTTGGTTCTGCATGCCTTGGGTGCTGCTGATTTTTGCCCTGAGCCTGGTTTGTGGTAcctgtttctctgctgcttccccagggctgtgtgtaaGAAGTTTGGGCTGCACGTGAGCAGGCTGATGCTGGCCTTCCTAGTGCTCAGCACGGGGATGTTCTGTGCTTCTGCAGGTGAGTTGGCTTGGCACTGGCACTAACACTGACCAAAGATGGGTCCAGACAGAAGAAAATCACATCTCCAGGGTGCTCTTAGTTGTCTTCTCATGACAGAATAAGCATTGATCCAAATTTTGTTCTCCGCGTTACAATTTCCAGGCCTGTTTCTATTGCTGCACTTgttttttgatattttaaacagGCTCTTGGCCTGCCTTCCTTTGTTCTAAGGAGGCAGGCTGATATTTTGGCAGCGTGCCATGGCTGTACCTGTTTCCCCAGCCACTGCAaggctcctgcagagcttttGCTGGGGGTGTTGTGTGAGGTGTGGGGAGCTgtgctgacctctgctcccctTGCATTGCAGCGTTCCTGCCCAGCAGTTTCTGCATGTACACCACGCTGGTGGCCATGACAGGCTGGTACCTGGACAGGACCTcgctggcagtgctgggggtggctgctggagccctgctgggctggcccttCAGCGCAGCCCTGGGGTAAGGAGCAGTTCCTTGTCCTTTCTTGGTGGAGGGGAAAACCATCAGGGTGTGAGCTGCCAGCTTAGTCCAGGACTATTGCTAGGACCAGGACTGTTGAAGTTTAGAACATCAACAATAACCTTGAGACAGGACCAGGCTTCTTGGCTTTTGAACAGCTTAGGCTGTACTCATATTAGTGCCATTTCCTGGTATTAATATGAGTAAAACCTGAGCTGGGTGATGAATCTGGAGTAGAAGCAGAGGCTAGCAAAGTGGTGGTTCTTTCTGTTGCTTTGATGGAGCAGCAAAACCTGCAATGAGGTTTCTCAAAGCCTTCAGTTGACAGCTGGCCTCTCTTTCAGGCTCCCTATTGCCTTTGACTTGTTGATCCTGAAGAAGAGGTGGAAGAGTTTCCTGAACTGGTGTGTGGTGTCCTTGATCCTGTTTCTGGTGAGTGCCTGCAACAGCACAAAGAGGGAGAGGATGGCAGTGGAAGGGGTGAGTTCCTTTAGGAAAATccgctggagctgctggcacttGAACTGAGATCTGCTTTCCCCCAGGTGCCCTTGGTGGTGGTGGACAGCTATCACTACGGGAAGCTGGTGGTGGCACCTCTCAACATCGTTTTGTACAATGTCTTCACCCCCCACGGCCCTGATCTCTACGGTGAGTTCGGGACCACAAGCCGGGCAGGGAGCCCGAGGTTTTCTGGCTGCCGTGGCCCAGAGTGCTTTTTGtgactaaaaaaaacccaaaagcagcctgccagctccacaggctgcagctgctgcttctggacACGGGATGTCTCTGTCGAGCTGGCAATGCACTGCCGGGCTCCCCCACGCTGGAGTTGTGCTGCTTTTGTTCGCTCTGcactcctgcagagctgccaggagatGTCTCACTGTGTGTGCACAAGTGCCCTGTGTGTGTTTGTCAGCCTGGATCGTGTTCCTGGCTGCCCTTCCTCACAGTCAGGCTGCAGAACTCCGGGAAAGTGAGGAATGGTGCACAAGCCACACTTCTTTCTGTCCGTATCCTGCACTTCTGGAGCTGAACAGCAGGAAATGAATTTCTAGCAGGGCTTCAGAAGGGCTGGCAGGATCCCTGCACCctctcagggctgtgtttgtgttcCAGGAGGGATTCAGCAGcggtgagcagcagcagggcctccTCTGGCAGCTGAGGGGCTGTTCTGGGTGGTGCTGAGGGGTGATTTGTCCCTtgtgctgtggcacagcaggacagcagctgctctgccacgGCTCTTGGCCTCTGCAGGAGGGCTCTGAGAGCTCTCAGCTCTCTCTGGAGCTGAGAGTTCTCTGTAAGTAAACTCCAGCCTCTGTCTCTGATAGGTTTTGGCAGGGGTTTGTGCCTGACCTTTTCCACACTGGTGCATGAGTTGTTTCCAGAAGCCTCCAGGGACCGGTCTGTCCTGAAGAGTTTTATTCACAGTGACATTCATACAACATCCTCAGGCTAAGTAAAAGAGCCTGCCTGGAACTGCTCTTTAATGCAGCGTGGCCAGGACAACGCTGTGTGTTTAGAGAGCTTCAAaacactggggaaaaataacACTACCAGGGGAGATGAAAGGCTGGCCAATCCCTCTTGGCCTTGGGAGCTGGGATTTCCCAACGTTCACATGATGGAGGCAGAGTCACCAACCCAGATCATCTCCAGTGTAAGCACTGCAGTATTTAGAGACAGGgttcaattaattttttttttcttctgtctttagCAATACACTCCCTCTACATAAATATTGTCTGTGCAATTAATATTTCCCTGGAGTGATTAGGTTTCTGCAGCCAAGGGAAAATAGCTGCTAAGGGCAGATCCCTGACTCTGaggctttggggtgtttttgtgtTCTAAGAAGTCATAATTCGTGACCGAAGTTTTGTCCCACTTTGGGAAGCTTTATTCAGCTTGGGTGGAACATGCTGGAGCTGTTCATGTGACACCTTTCTCTGTGGAGCCCTGGTTCTTGAACAGAGTGAGAATAAATGAAATGCAGCGAGCAGACTGTTCATTGTAGCAGCGCTGAATCAGAATGAGGGCTGTGACTCATGACCAAGTTATTGAGCTTCGCTGCTGCTTgccagctgcagttcctgcGCTCAGCCTTCAGCCCAGGGTGGGGCTCTTTATCTTAAACATCTTTAACAACTCCCCCGCGCTGGCCTGAGCTGCCCTCACCATTCCTGTGGTCAAGGTGCAGCCAGGCTGAATTGGATTCACTCCCGAGTTTGAGTTTTAGAATTGCCCCCGGGGCCATTCCCAGACCTCAGAGTTCAGAGCATTTTCTCGCTGGGTCTGGCAGTGCTTCCAGCTGGTTTTCCCCATGGAAGCACCGTGCCTGGCTGTTCtttcccccctgccctcaccaGTCTGTCTCCTGTATCCCacacctgcccagctctgggatgtgggtgctggcagggagctccatctcctctgctgctctggcagcaaaTTCCCATTACCCTGAGCATGGAGAGCTCtccagtgtccctccctgcTTCAGAGGTGAAGTTCTGGGCCAGGACTTCTCTCATGCAGTGGGGTCGTTCCTTTTTGAGGCTGCAGTTCTGTCTCAGTTCACCTTGAGCCCTGTGGATAACAGGAATAAAAACCCTTTTGCCCTGGCAGGCTTTGAGCCTGAGTGCCTCTGAATGCCTGCGTCACCAGTGAGCCAGCCTGGTGCTTTTTGCCTGCTGTGCACtgttctcttctctttttttcccctttttattttttttatcctctcagagagaagaaaatccctcattggaggaggagaggaggctcCAGTGCTTGGTTTTTTTATGGGCAATTCAATCACACTGCAAAAAAATGTGAGCGAGCAGCCTTTTTTGTGTTAAAGCTGTGCTTCAGAGCAGCTGATCTGTTCATTAGCAGTATTATCTGGGCTGTATTTGGGTTGTGGAGGAGTTGTGTTTCATAAAGTGTCCTTCACTCCTGACCCCCAGGCTGCCAAACCAGAAACCAGAGCAGACAGAGGTGAATTCAGGGTGAATTCCCTTTACTTTCCATCGCAGCCAGAGAGGTGACAGGATGGTCCCTGGAATGACCCTTTAAAGATTCAgaatttatttacagaattgCTGTTTGCTTTCCAAAATCAAGGTTTCCTTTATAAACCCAAGCTGCTTGGCCAAGCAGTGCTCCAGTGCCATGGTTGTGACATTCCCAGTGCAgcttctcccctttttttttagctgtaggagctgcagaggtttcgggttttccttgctgctgttcagttGTCTGATTAATTTCAACACGGACCCAATCTAAGTGGCTCTGATTGCAGGAAATTGCTGTGGCATGTGACACATGTCACAACAGTGCAGTGATTAAAGCCCCCGCGTGTCATTTACTGGCTGATTGAGCTAATCACACTGAGAGAGTGGGAAATGTGTGGAGAGGAACTGGCATTCCTTATTGTTAAGGGCTTTAAGCATCCTGAATTCAGACTCTAAATAAATGACAGTTGGACTGGAGTTTCTTTCAGTTTACATCCTCCAGAGCTTGCAGCCAGTTCCCAAGtgtggaggcagagctgcctcgCTGCTGTTCCTGTCAGAACAGACTGAATTTGGGACACTGAAATAGTGCTGAGTCTACGGGGGGACCAAAACCAGCATTTAGTGGCAGAGTCCTTATTGGGGTGAGATAGGAATACAAACTCCTTTCTTTCTTAATCTTTCTTGGTACATTTTGTGTTCCTGCCAACGCAGAGTGAACATCCTCACTCCAAAATTGGATGACATGGTGTGGTTTTGTGTTACTCCTCTGCAGTTAAAGAATGAATTTGGGCTCAAGTTTCCCAGTTTTACAAGTTTCCACCTCTGTTTCCTTGCTGTCCCTCTGAGTGCAGGGGTGAGCTCTGTGTCCCAGAATTCTGCTGGCTGTTGGAGTGGCCTGGGATTCATGAGCAGCAGGTGTAATACTGACTGGTTTTCACCCCCAGtgaaaaaataaggagaaaaataatttatttgcagGAAGACATTGAAGTTTTTTGGGCAGGTGTGAGTGTGAGGTGCTCTGGTGGGCTGTGTCAGGCAGAGAAAGCTGCTGTTCCATCCATTCACACTCATATTTCAaacccctttttcccttttttctcacCCTTTAGGTACAGAACCCTGGTACTTCTATTTTATCAATGGCTTTCTGAATTTCAACGTGGTTTTTGTGCTGGCCCTGCTCGTGCTGCCTCTGACCTGTCTGATGGAGTGTCTGCTGCAGAAATTCCGTGGTGagtgcagggagctggcagagtttgcctgctgaggagcagcttttctttactGGGAGTGAAACTGGGAGCAGTGAAAGCCTTTGGACCACCAGGAAAGTTCCTGGAGCTCATTAGAGTTCAGGATTGTTCCTTGCCTCCACCTCAGGAGGAAAAACGTGTTTAAAAAAGCCTGACAAGGTGTGTGATTCCTGAGCTTCATTCTGACATTTAATCCACCAGGAATGGTGCAGTCAATAATCCTAAAGGGGGAAGAAGCTGTTCCTGGTGTTGTTCCCATCTTACCTGCAGGGTAGAAGCCTTTGGGGTTTGAAGCTGGACTGTTCTGTGGATTTTTCAGACTGCCAGGCTCCCCACGCTCTGGGAAGTGTTCCCATGGGTGTGGATGTACtgagagttaaaaaaaagaaaaggaggaaccAGAATATTCCCTGCTTCACACTGGGCTTTTTCTTGAATTAAATGACATCAGCTTGAACACATGACACTTGTGACTCCAGAGGGGAAGTGTAAATTcctctctgctgttttcctAAGAGAAATTCATCAAGGGTCAGCAGCAGCCTCCACATTCATCAGTCCAGTCAGTGCTTTGctctttgttttttggtttttttttactgaatacAGCAAACAGTAACACAATCCTCGATGGAAATGTATGTTAGGGGGTGTTTGCTTATATCTGTTCCTTGGCTGTGAGTGACAAACTCTCAGAAAGCAGTAAAAGCTCAGTAGGAGCTCCTGTAAATGCGAGATTTCCTGCTGTTCACTTGGTGTTCTTGTACTTAGCAGCAGGAGCCACTCTGCCAAGCGCTTTGTTCTTATTGTCTGGGAAATGCCGCTGGCTTAATTGCTTAACTCTGCTGTTGGGAGTAGCGAGGGGGTAGGAAAGGGACTGAAAATTGTCAGGCAGTGTGGAGCCCTCCTCGGTGTGACTGAAATTCAGGGTAattgttgttatttttgaaTCGGTTATTTCCTCTGTTAAGCAGAAGGCGCCTTAGAGACCTCTCCTGGCGTTATTTTTGTAATGAGGCAATGAAGGTTGGGCAAACTTGAGGCTCTAAACAACCATTTGGGAGGGTAAAACCAGcacagaggggaaggagagatcCTGGGGAGGCCCTTTCTGATCTCTGTGTGTACAATGCCCAGCAGGAAACCCAGCACTCCTGTCTGCCTCTTCAGACCTGGCAGTTCTGATGGCTTTTGTGTCTTGTTGGATCCagtaacatttattttctgcttttggttttcctGAGGCTGTTGGAATTGTCAGTATTGCAGGAATCTGCAAAAATCCTCTGAGGAGAATGCCCTGCTGGCTGTTTGGGTGTGTTACCTGGCTTTTAGCAGCAggggtgctcagagcagggcgTGTTTGGGTCTCCAGAGTGGGCTTTGGGTGTGAGAGAGGATTTTGCAAGAGAAGCAATTCTTGCATTACTCCTTTGCTGAGGTTTTGTCCCTTCCAGTTCAGAATCTGGGCCGTCCCTACTGGCTGACCCTGGCTCCCATGTACATCTGGATCCTCATTTTCTTCAGCCAGCCCCACaaagaagagagatttctcTTCCCCATCTATCCCCTCATCTGTCTCTCTGGTGCTGTGGCTCTCTCTGCTCTTCAGGTAAATTCTAGTGATTGTTAATTAATAGCTGAGAATATTTCCCAGCTGTTATTTCATGATGACTTTGAGTTGTTCCCCAATCCCAAGTGGGAATTCCTGGGGTTGTGATGCTGTGGTGCCAACACCATACAAAATCCAAGAGATTCTGGAGGGATTCAGTAACTGCTGATGGAATTGTgcctccctggctgctcagcTTTAAGGGCAGGAATATGGGTTTGTAGGAAAttcattttgatttgttttagaAGGAATCCCTCACTGGGctgaaaaaaggcaaagggaTCTCGTTTAGATGTTGGGAAATTGCACTGAACATTTGGAAGAGCCAATACCTGGGTGTTTAGTAAACACCACTTGAAACACTTCACAAAGCAAAGCACTAATACAGACTGATATAAACCTTCCCAAAGCTCAGAATTATTCATCTGCTGCTAAAAAGGCTCAGGAATGCAGCCAGGAggccctgctggagcctgtTCCAGCTGTTTGGGCTCATCCTGCTGTTCCCCctctgtgcagcactgctggaattGCTGCCACCCCTCAGTCCCTCATCCCTCCCTTGCTCAGATGCTGCTCTCACTCTGGATCTCCAGTCATCCCCAGATGAGTTCCAGTCCTTGCCTCCACACAGGATCCAGCTCTGCAATGTCACCACTTCTATGCTCTGAATGAGAATTCCTCTGTGctctcacagcatcacagagcaatgttaatttatttttattttaaatacgGCTTTAGGAGAGTTTTGTGTACATTTCTTTCGTATTTTACCACCGTTTGATGACATTTTGCCCAGTATGGAGCATCCAGCTGAGAATCTGGAACTGAT
This DNA window, taken from Prinia subflava isolate CZ2003 ecotype Zambia chromosome 22, Cam_Psub_1.2, whole genome shotgun sequence, encodes the following:
- the ALG9 gene encoding LOW QUALITY PROTEIN: alpha-1,2-mannosyltransferase ALG9 (The sequence of the model RefSeq protein was modified relative to this genomic sequence to represent the inferred CDS: inserted 2 bases in 1 codon), which translates into the protein MAAAASAALPQLLVPGRXASGGRRLPVPAMAAKGARQRPRAGGGDAAGRRPEPAGSEEPRNESSGSKAGHVWAPEGSTAFKCLISARFCAALLSNISDCDETFNYWEPTHYLIYGKGFQTWEYSPAYAIRSYAYLWLHALPAWFHARVLQTNKVLIFYFLRCFLAFLSCVCELYFYKAVCKKFGLHVSRLMLAFLVLSTGMFCASAAFLPSSFCMYTTLVAMTGWYLDRTSLAVLGVAAGALLGWPFSAALGLPIAFDLLILKKRWKSFLNWCVVSLILFLVPLVVVDSYHYGKLVVAPLNIVLYNVFTPHGPDLYGTEPWYFYFINGFLNFNVVFVLALLVLPLTCLMECLLQKFRVQNLGRPYWLTLAPMYIWILIFFSQPHKEERFLFPIYPLICLSGAVALSALQKCYHFIFQRYRLEHYTVSSNWLALGTVFLFGLLSLSRSVALFKGYHGPLDLYPEFHRIATDPSIHTVPEGRPVNVCVGKEWHRFPSSFLLPDNWQLQFILSEFRGQLPKPFAKGPMATRIIPTDMNDQNKEEPSRYIDISKCHYLVDLDTAAETPREPRYSSSREEWVTIAYKPFLDASRSSRLLRAFYIPLLSERHTRYANYTILKPRRRPARKKTGG